ACCCTGCTTGGAGAGAACCATCTTCAGGAACTCACGCTCCATGGGAGGCAGGGGACGGTTGGGGTGCTTGTTTACAGCCAGGTACAGGTAGCGGGCCAAGGGGTAATCGCCGCTGGCAGCATTCTCGGCAGTGGCTTCAGCAAATTTTCCGCCATGCTCACGGGCAAGGGGAACCACGCGTACACCGGAAGTGCGGTAGCCAATACCGGAGTAGCCAATGCCATTCAGGGACTCAGTGACACCCTGAACAACAGAAGAGGAGCCAGGCTGCTCGTTGATGCTGTCCTTGAAGTCACCATCACACATGGCGTGCTGACGGAAGAAGCCATAGGTACCGGAAACGGCGTTACGGCTGTACAGGGTGATGTCACGGTTGGCCCAGGCACCGGTCAGGCCAACCTGGCCCCAGCGGTTGATGTCATTGCCCAGTCCGCAGCGACGGGTGGAAGAGAAAATGGCGTCAATCTGGGGAATAGACAGGCCCTGGATGGGGTTGTCCTTGTTGACAAACACCGCAACCATGTCGATGGCCACAGGTACCAGTACGGGGGGATATCCATGACGCTGCTCAAAGGCTGCCTTTTCCGTGTCGCGCATGCCACGGCTCATGGGACCGAAGTTGGAAGTTCCCTCTGTCAGAGCAGGAGGAGCGGTGGAAGTACCGGCACCCTGAATCTGGATGTTAACGTTGGGGTAGAAGCCCTGGAACTCCTCAGCCCACAGAGTCATCAGATTGTTGAGGGTGTCGGAACCAATACTGGACAGGTTACCGGAAACACCACGGGTTTCCTTGTAGGTAGGAAGCTTGGGATCGACATCTGCTGTGGCGGTGACGGCCAGTACGCTTGCCGATACCAGCAGGGTGGCCAGTCCTTTCATTACGCCTTTGACTTTCATGCATCTTCTCCTTGCGTTTTTTCCATGCGTTTGTGCAATTAAAACTGCAGAGAGGATACGATCCCGGTGTCATGGAACTATCAGCGGAATGTAAAAAAAATGTAAAACCTGAAAACAGAGGGGAAGATGGTCGCAAAGGCAACGCAGGTGCGGATGAATGAAACTTCAGTAGTGCGTTAAGAGCGAGCGGGCAAACCGGTTGAGCCATAAACAGGGAAATAGTCTGCACAAAAAGTTGCAATTTGTATCGCGCAATGGTTATTATTTTTAACTGTAGCTGATTTGCCATTTACTGATGGAGGACGCTGACATGTGGCAAAACCCGCTTGCCGGAAAAGTATTGGTGAGCCGTGCTTAACCACAGGCACTGGCGCGTACGCCTGCTGGCGGCTCTGGGCACTTCCCTGCTGCTGTGGCTCTCTGCAGCCAATGGGCAGATGGTTGCCTTTGATGCTGCCAACCGTGACCTGACCCCATCCCTCCTGTCCCATATCGAATATCTGCCCGATCCCCAACACATTCATACCTACGCCTCAGCCAGGGAGAGCCAGGAGTGGCTTCCCCTGGAACGCAGCAATCTTGGCTATCTGAGTTATCCCATCTGGACGCGCCTGAACATTACCAACTCCCACCCCAGGGCGCAGGAACTGGTGCTATATAACCAGCGTCCATTCGTCAACCATATTGATGTGTTTGTGGAGGCAGAGCATGGTTTTGAGTTCCGTAGAAACCTGGGTTACTTCTCTGATCAGCGGAACCAGCATCAGGCCAGTCAGTTTGGCCACCTGCTGCTTTCTGTTGAGCCGGGCCAGACCTATACCCTGCTGACCCGCCTGGAAACGCGGGGAGCCATTGAGACTGACTGGCGGGTGGCTTCCCCGGCGGACTACTCCCGCGAGCAGGTGATTGAGCTGTTCAAGTGGGGCCTGTACTTTGGCCTGCTGGCGGCTTTGGCGATATACAGCCTGATGAGTGGACTAATGATGCGACGCGGCAGTATCCTGTTCTATCTGGGCTACTGCTTTTGTGCCTTTGGGTTTATGATGGGCTACAGCGGGGTTGCGCGCATTATTTCCCTGGGGATACCGGCACCGATCTGGTTTTACAGCAACTGGCTGATGGGCCTTGGATCAATTCTCTTTTTGCTGCTGCTTTGCATTTACTTCCTGGAAACCCGTCGCACCATGCCCACGATGGACAAGTGCATAAAACTTATGGCGATACTGACGAGCCTGGCGATCCTTCTATTTGTGGCAGCACCCTGGTACCCGTGGATATACGCCAGCCAGAACATCATAATGCAGCCACTACTGCTTCTTAGCTATGCGGGTTTAGTGGCAGCGGGCGTGCTGGCTGTCAGGCGAGGAGTCAGCGGTGGCTGGTTCTTCCTGATGGGGCAGGTGCTCTTTATTGTCCTCCTGGCCGGTATTATCTTCCTGGCCCAATACGGCCTGATCAGTAACCTTAAGCTGGTGTTCTGGTCCATACCCGTTGGTCAGACCCTGTTGGTCACCATGCTCTCCCTGGCCATTGCCAAGCAGGCCCGTGACCAGCACCGTGAGCACGAAATGCAGCGCCAGCTTCTGGTGGAACAGTCCCGTTTTGCAAGCGTGGGACGCTCAGTGGGGATGGTGGCCCACCAGTGGCGCTCGCCCCTGGCACGCATAGGCGCGTTGGTGAGTGAACTGGAGGTATACCAGGAAGCAAAGGGTGAATCCACCTCCCATGATCAGCGCATCAATCAGGTGCTTGAGTACATGCACCAGTGCCTGGCCACCATGGGCGGAACCATTGAAGACTTCCGCAGCTTTTATTCCGCCAATACAAACTGTGAGGCCTTTTTCCCCCACACCATGATCAAGCATGTGCTGGCAATCCTTCATGAAAGACTGTTACAGCAGGGCGTTGATGTCCACTACACCTTTCCGGACAAGCCATGCCAGGTCGTAAGCCACCCCACAGCACTGGTCCATGCCACCATGGTGCTGATGGAGAACGCCCTGGATACCTTTCAGCTGCGTCGGGTAGACGAGCCTCGCATCCAGGTGACCCTCAGGTGCGCCAATGGGCGGGTTGCCTTGTCTGTTGCCGATAATGGCGGCGGGATCGCTTCCCACTTACAGGGGAAAATATTCGAGCCCTCTGTAAGCGGCAAAACAGACGGAATGGGGATTGGGCTCTATATCGCCCGCATGCTGGTGCAGGAGCGACTGAAGGGAACGATCAGCGTCGAAAACCGTAACGGTGGCGCGTGCTTCCACATAGAATTCCCCGCTTCGTCAGGTGACGAAGGGTGACTCCTGCTAGCAGGCTGCTAGAAGTCGAGGAAAATGCTCCCCCCCACCCGCACCTGAATGCGGCTGCTGCCAGATTCCATGGCCGGCGGCGCGATGGACATGGTGCTCACCTCCGCGCTGCTGCGCTGCAGGAACATATCGCGGGGAGGCTCCTGGCTGTAACTGTTCACGTGCAGCTGACCCAGGCGATAGCTCCTGGCCCCCAGTTCCTTGCGAATCAGCTCCGCCTGCTGGCGAAACTTCTGCAACGCCTGACGGGTCAACGCATCGCTTTGCCGGTCATGTAACTGAGGTGAGGGAGAAAATACCACGGAAGTCACCGCCAGCCTCTCCTGCAGGCGCGCAATGGCCTGCTGCATCTGAACGATATTTGTGGAGCGCAGCTCCACCTCCTGCTGCACCTGCCAGATGATCGGTTCGCGGCCCCGCTGTTCAGCACTCTGGGGCAGGGGAGTGGTGCGGTAGCCACGGTGGCGGCTCTTGACATCAGCAAAGGAGCCCAGCTGACGCTGCATCCACTCCATGGTGCGATTCACCTCATCGGCCGCCACAGAGGGCTGGGCAGACTGAGTCTGATATCGCAGCATTACGGTGATGGTGTCGTTTTCCACCTCCCCTTCAGCGCTGACCTCAAACTGGATCATGTTTTCCGGAAATTCACCGGCCAGCACAGCCGGCACCAGGCACAACAGGGTTACAAGCAAAAACAGCATAGGGTATTTCATGACGTGACTCCTTCTTCAGAGTTTCCTTGCATGGGCGAAATGGAGTTTCAAACTTTTCCCCATAGCGTACCTTGTACTATAAAACAACACCTTCAGGAGAGTACATGAAGAAACTGCAGATCTTCGGGGTTGGCTGCGCCAGGTGTCGCCAGCAAGTGGAAAACGCCCACAGAGCCATAGCAGCTTGCTGAAATACTTAAAAATACGCAGGCAATTGAAAAATGCTCAGGTGCAAGGCGCTCGCGGAGCGTGGAATGAAGCGTACTCCCCGTACGTTGCAATGACGCGCGACGGCGGGCAACACCGCAGATGAGGGTTTTTCAGCAGCCTGATAGAGGAAAGCGACGCCAACTATGAACTGGAAAAGATCACCGATATAAACGCAATCATCGGAATGGGTATCATGATCGCCCCGGGAATCGCCATTGACGGTGAGCTGAAATCCACCGGCAAACTCCTGTGCACAGAAGAGATTAAAAAACTGCTGACATGACCCGATATCAGCAGTTCAGCCTGCCTCTCTCTACAGGCAAATTGATTTGACCGCTTCTCCCCCCCTGAACTATTGTGTGCCAAAGGAATGAATTGGAGTTCAGCCTCGATTCCACAGCCAGGAATTATCCAAGTGTGCAAGGAGAGAACATGGCCAAGGACCTGACCAGCTCCGCCATTGATCGACAGAACATCCTCAACAACCCTTATGCCTTGGCTGAAATTGAAAAAGCGGCGGGTATTCAGGGTATTCCCTTTGAAGGCAAAAACGTTGTCCTCAAGGAGCAGGTGGCGGAGTTCTTTGAGGTAACTGTTCGTACTATCGAAAATTACCTGGAACACCACACTGAAGAACTGGCGCAAAATGGTTATGAGGTCATCAAGGGTAACCGTTTGAAAACATTGAAGGAGTCCATTCTCGCATTGGGTGTTCACGAAACGAATTTCGGGAACATATCCAAGACTCCTCAGCTGGGAGTTTTCGATTTTCGAGCCTTTCTCAATCTTGCCATGCTTATTTCGGAAAGCGAGCGGGCAAAGCTGCTGCGCCAGGCTATTTTGGACATTGTGATAGACACCATCAATCACCGTACTGGTGGTGGAACCAAATACATCAACCAGCGGGATGAGGAGTTCCTGCACTCCGCCTTCATCGAGGAAAACTATCGCAAGCAGTTTACCGACGCCCTGATGGATTGCGTGGCAATGGGCAACTTCAAGTATGCAATTTACACAGACAGGATATATGTCAGCATATTCCGTGAAAAGGCACAGGAGTACCGTAAAATCCTGCGCCTGGGGCAAAAGGACAAGGTGCGGGATACCTTGTATTCCGAGGTACTGGATCTGATCGCATCCTATGAGTGTGGTCTGGGGGATGCGCTACGTAAGGCAGCCGACCAGGTTGGCAGAAAGCTATCGGTCGGCGAAGTGGATGCCCTGTTCAACGACTTTGCGAATCAGGCGCACTGGCGTCCCTTGATTGAAAAGGCGCGTTCGAAGATGGCCAGCCGTGACCTGGCCTTCCGGGATGCTCTCCATCTGCAGCTCAAGGAATATGTAACTCCGGTACAGCGGGATGAGTTCGAACGCTTTCTGGGTGAAAAAAGCAAGGAACTGTCCGAGCGTCTGGAAGAGTCCAGAGATGTCATGAAGCGCCTGAAAGAGCGTGGTTAATGGCATTGGTCTATCTTACGCTGGATCAGGCCATAGAGGTCCATGCCAAAACAGTTGAAGTGAGTGGTGGTGGAACCCTTGGGCACCTGGAGCTTGGCAAGCTGGACAGTGTGCTTCAGAATATCCAGAACGATGACTACTACCCAACATTCGAGGATAAGCTCACCCACCTGTTCTTTTGCGCCTGCAAGTTCCACTGTTTTCAGGATGGGAACAAACGCATTGCCATAACCCTCTCTGCGCAGATGTTGTTGTTAAACGGCTACTTGTATTGTGCCAGCAGCTTTATCCGAGAAATGGAGAATATCAGCTACCACGTGGCTGCCGGGAATATTGGCAAAGAACTCCTGAGGGAGCTCATTGCAGCCCATCTGGCCGAGGAATCCGACAGCGAGGAGCTGAAATTGAAAATATGGCATGCTATTTCGGGAAGCCTTCATAACTGATACCCTGTTTCGCTCAACCACAACCCGCGCACTATTTGACATTTATTTCTTTCCCCCTCCCTCCAACACCGTAAAGCTTTCGCGGAACCAGCGATCCATGATAATGGCAATGACAATAAACACTGGCAGGGTCACCAGGGAGCGCACAATGGTGAACTGCAGCCCCAGAAAGGTGATTTCAAAGCCCAGCATGGGCAGCTTCATGGTGGAGAAGGCCCCGATATACACAAAGATATTGCGCACACTGGTGCCCTTTTTCCACATGAGATAGACGATAGGAAAGGCCACATAGAGGGGTCCGGCCTGGAACATGGCCAGCAGCACCATCCACAGCATGGAGATGAGCCCGGCGTCCTGCCCGGTGTGGCGCTGGACAAAATCCCGGGGAATCCACACATCCATCAGTCCGATGAGAATAAAGACAGCCGGCAGCACGGAGAGGACCTCCAGCAGGGAGTCGCCAAAACTCAGCCCAATCTGCACTCCGGAATTCCAGTCCAGCAGATGGGAGAGCCCAACGCCCAGGATAAAAAGCAAAATCACCCCAAGGCTGCGGCGATGCTGTGCCAGGTAGGCGCTCATAGCATCCCCCACAGCAGCCACATGAGCACCCCGATCACCAGGGAACCCACAAAGCTCAGACCATTGCGGGCCAGGGCTATGCGCCAGCCAAAGTACTGCCGCTCCAGGGGGAGAGTCACCACCCCCACCATCATCAGTGACGTGACGAAGACGGCGATAATGGGATAGGCAACGCCATTGTTCAGCAGGAGCGCGGCGATGGGAAAAGCTACAAAGCCAGGCATCATGACCACCGCTCCCAGCAGGGCGGCTCCAAGGTAGGCTACCAGGCCGGAAGTCTGCCCAAGCCACCTTTCGATGGAAGCGGGGTCAAGCAGACTGAGTGCTATCGCAAGAGGAGCCAGTATGGCCAGCAGCGGCGGCAGGAGATTGGCAAACATTCTGCCGCCTTTGACAATACCCTCGCGGGTGCGGGAAAAATTGACGATGGCGCTGATGAGAACACACAACACCGTCATACTATAGAGCAGCATAATGCACCTTTGAGAAATACGTATGCCAACGGGCATCTGCCATAGCTTTACTCCGAAACATCAAGGACATCAAGAGGCTGACTGATGCGTTACTATACCACTTGGAGCTTGCACACTCCTTGACGGGGAGGCACCGAAAAAAGCTCACCAGCTCCATTAAACATATTTTCTTCAAAGAGCTTAAATATATATGGCGTTTTCGCCATTAAAACTCATGCGCCTATCTTACAATGCTTTATATTGAAAATCTCATGCGCATTACCTTCCACTTCTCCATATAACAGGTATATTTCATTATGGCCTTTTATGCATACTTCTTCTTGACAATATGGCAATTCTTGCATAGTATTAATTTGGGAAACATTTCACGTGATGGTTGCAAACCATTCAGCACGTTCCCGACACTCAAGAAGGAGGCATATTCACCCGTTTACCGGTGCACAGCACCCATGGAGAGACAAACACTATGAAGAAGGATGGAGGTATCATGAAAATGTTTTTCACCCCATTGAAGCAGAGTAAACTGGTTCTGCTGCTGGCCATGATCCTGGCAACAGGCCTGCTGATCGTCGGCTGCAGTGGCTCCGACAGCTACACAAACCATACCAAGCAGGCGCTGACGCTCACCCCGACTCCGCTTATCGAACCAGCGACCCTGAAGTCCTGGATGGATCAGGGGCTGGTGAATGCCGCTGCCCACAGTGAAAATGTGGTCATTCTGCAGGTAAGTCCTGACACTGCATACGATGACAGCCCCAGCATCCCTGGCGCCTACCTCTGGGATCAGGGTCTCCTGAACGCCAACCGCCTGGAAGGCCTGGCATTTAACGGTACCATGACCGCCACTGGCGAAACTATGGATGCGATTCTGCAGCCAGCTGGCGTCAACGGCAACTCCACCATCGTGCTGACCTTTGTGGGCACTGGTGCAGCTGACTTATACCGGGTTTCCCGCGCCTACTTCCACCTGCGCTACTGGGGCTTCCCCAAAGAACGCATCAAGCTCCTTAATGGCGGGAACGCCGCCTGGGAAGCGTCCATCGCCGATAACAGCTGGGATATTGCAACCTACGGCATGGATGTTTATGTGAAGCCTGAGCCACGCACCTCCAGTTTCAGCGTACGAGACAACGGCGCCCTGCAGGATGGCCTCCGCTACTCCATCGGTGAGATGCTGCAGGCGGTGGATGCCAATCTCGCCAGCATGGACGCCACGACCACGCGTACCATCAATATCATTCAGCAGGCGGCTCCTGGCGCACACATTATTCTGCACGCTACGGGTATCCCCCATGCTGAGTTCTCAAAAGAAGAAGACGGGCTGCGCAGGTTCAAGACCGCCGAGGAGCTGGTAACCCTGCTGGAGACCAATGACATAAACTCCAACCTGGTAACCATTACCCACTGTGTCTCAGCCACCAGTTGTGCACCCAGTTTCTTTGCCCTGGACGCCATTCTCGGCTGGCCTGCCGCTATTTATGACGGTTCTGCAAGCCAGTGGAATGCCTACCGTGGCATCAAAACAGGTGTCGGTGAGGGAGGCGTTATTCCCAATACCGCCTGGGACACCAACCCCCGCTCCGTAGATACGGCAGGTACAACAGCAACTGACATAATTGATCCAAAACTCAACACCCTGTACCTCACCATTGATGATCCCCGTGCCAATCAGATTGAGAATGAGGACTGGGAGTATATGCTTACCCCAAGACAAACCACGACACCCCCCAGCAGTGTTGGTGGCGGAGCTCCTTCCGGCTGCTGATTGAACAACGATATTGAGAACCATCGATTTACCTAGGAGGTAGCCTCGTGAAAATAGCAAAATCCGCGTCCCTTATGGCTGGCTTGTCGATGCTGGCAACACCGGCTCTGGCCGGCCCGATCTGGTCCTTCGGACCTGAGGATCAGGGGCTGATGAAACTCGACTACAAGGCCCAGTTCCAGATGAATCTCCGCGATACCGGTTCCGGCTCTGACGGGACGGGCAATACCAGTGAATTCAACTTCCGCCGCAACCGCCTGGCCCTGATGGGAGCCTACGGAAGCAATTTCAGCCTCTATGTGCAGACCGAGTTCAACGAAGACAACAATATCACTCCCATGAACGTCAGCGACGGCAACAATTCGGATTTCCGCATCCTGGATGCCGTCATGCGCTTTCGTCAGAGCCCCAGCCTGAATGTATGGGTGGGGAAATTCAAGTACAACCTGACCCGCGAAAACCTGGAGTCATGTGAAGAGCCTCTGACCCTTGATCGCTCCGCTATGCTGCGCGCTCCCCTGGCCAGCAGCGGCACCCGTGACAAGGGCGTGGCGGTGTGGGGAAATCTGGCAGACAATATGTTCCAGTACCGCTTTGATGTCATGAACGGCCGCAATGACGCTGAGTCAGCGCCCAATTCCAACTTCCGCTATAGTGCCCGTGCCCACGTTTCCCTTCTGGATCCTGAAGCAGGATATGGCTACAAGGGCACCTACCTGGGTGAACGCCGCGTTCTGACCATTGGCGCGGCCTACCAGATGGAAGACGAGGTGGCCTACGCTGATGTGGCTGGCAGCAGCGACCCGGTTGACTACCGCGCCTGGACGGTGGATCTGTTCTTTGAGTACCCGGTGGAAGACGTGGGGACATTCACGGTTTCCGCGGCCTACGTGGATTACGATCTGGATGACGCCTACCAGGGTGCCAACCCCGATCCTGCCACAATCGGCCTGAACGGCGAAAAGAACGGTGGATACATCAAGGCCGGTTATATGCTGCCCAATCTGCCCCTGCAGTTCTTCGCCCGCAGTGAAAACTGGTCGTTTGCCAGCCTGAATGGCGTTATTGGCCAGGAAGTTGACTGGAACAGTGTCGGCGTGAATTACTATCTGCGTGGGCAGGATCTGAAACTGACTCTTGAGTACTCAAAGGTTGACTTCGATCAGGAAGGCACCTTCGGCGGAGTTACCACGGAGAACTTTTCCACCCTCACCGCTCAGCTTCAGCTGATGTTCTAAAATACCACCGAATAAGGAGCACAGAATGATGGCCAAAAGAATTTCAATTGTTTTTCTGGTATCCATAATCGCACTCTATGCCGCTGGAATGGCAGTTTCCGCTGAACTTCAGGGCAAAGTGGTCGATGTGAAGGGGAAAACCGTGACCATCGAGATCAACAAGGGCAAAGCTTCCGACCTGTCAAAAGGCGACACGGTCGAAATCAAGTCCGAGGAGAAAAAAGCAACTCCACCACGGCGTGGGCAGGATATGCTGATGGGCTGCTGAGCAGCTTTCTGCGGGGCTGGAAACAGCCCCGCTTTTTTCTTGTGCAGATTCCTCGCCTTTGCCTTGTGAATGACATGACACGGGACGCCCTCATTGCTATACTTTGCTCCGTGTGACATTTTCCCGTATTTTCTCTGTCTGGATGTCCGATGAACTTTCTCTTTCCCATACTCATGGCTCTGGTACTCATGATAGCAGGCTGCCAGCTTTCCCCATCTGAGCCCAAAGCGTCAGGGTGCGTGCAGTGCCATCAGGGCCTGGAACAGGTCTCCCCCAGCCATCATGACTGCACCCAAT
This portion of the Desulfurispirillum indicum S5 genome encodes:
- a CDS encoding PstS family phosphate ABC transporter substrate-binding protein; translation: MKVKGVMKGLATLLVSASVLAVTATADVDPKLPTYKETRGVSGNLSSIGSDTLNNLMTLWAEEFQGFYPNVNIQIQGAGTSTAPPALTEGTSNFGPMSRGMRDTEKAAFEQRHGYPPVLVPVAIDMVAVFVNKDNPIQGLSIPQIDAIFSSTRRCGLGNDINRWGQVGLTGAWANRDITLYSRNAVSGTYGFFRQHAMCDGDFKDSINEQPGSSSVVQGVTESLNGIGYSGIGYRTSGVRVVPLAREHGGKFAEATAENAASGDYPLARYLYLAVNKHPNRPLPPMEREFLKMVLSKQGQDVVNRDGFVPLPESVAGKIRKDLGLD
- a CDS encoding sensor histidine kinase, giving the protein MLNHRHWRVRLLAALGTSLLLWLSAANGQMVAFDAANRDLTPSLLSHIEYLPDPQHIHTYASARESQEWLPLERSNLGYLSYPIWTRLNITNSHPRAQELVLYNQRPFVNHIDVFVEAEHGFEFRRNLGYFSDQRNQHQASQFGHLLLSVEPGQTYTLLTRLETRGAIETDWRVASPADYSREQVIELFKWGLYFGLLAALAIYSLMSGLMMRRGSILFYLGYCFCAFGFMMGYSGVARIISLGIPAPIWFYSNWLMGLGSILFLLLLCIYFLETRRTMPTMDKCIKLMAILTSLAILLFVAAPWYPWIYASQNIIMQPLLLLSYAGLVAAGVLAVRRGVSGGWFFLMGQVLFIVLLAGIIFLAQYGLISNLKLVFWSIPVGQTLLVTMLSLAIAKQARDQHREHEMQRQLLVEQSRFASVGRSVGMVAHQWRSPLARIGALVSELEVYQEAKGESTSHDQRINQVLEYMHQCLATMGGTIEDFRSFYSANTNCEAFFPHTMIKHVLAILHERLLQQGVDVHYTFPDKPCQVVSHPTALVHATMVLMENALDTFQLRRVDEPRIQVTLRCANGRVALSVADNGGGIASHLQGKIFEPSVSGKTDGMGIGLYIARMLVQERLKGTISVENRNGGACFHIEFPASSGDEG
- a CDS encoding SIMPL domain-containing protein (The SIMPL domain is named for its presence in mouse protein SIMPL (signalling molecule that associates with mouse pelle-like kinase). Bacterial member BP26, from Brucella, was shown to assemble into a channel-like structure, while YggE from E. coli has been associated with resistance to oxidative stress.) yields the protein MKYPMLFLLVTLLCLVPAVLAGEFPENMIQFEVSAEGEVENDTITVMLRYQTQSAQPSVAADEVNRTMEWMQRQLGSFADVKSRHRGYRTTPLPQSAEQRGREPIIWQVQQEVELRSTNIVQMQQAIARLQERLAVTSVVFSPSPQLHDRQSDALTRQALQKFRQQAELIRKELGARSYRLGQLHVNSYSQEPPRDMFLQRSSAEVSTMSIAPPAMESGSSRIQVRVGGSIFLDF
- a CDS encoding thioredoxin family protein; translation: MEESDANYELEKITDINAIIGMGIMIAPGIAIDGELKSTGKLLCTEEIKKLLT
- a CDS encoding type II toxin-antitoxin system death-on-curing family toxin produces the protein MALVYLTLDQAIEVHAKTVEVSGGGTLGHLELGKLDSVLQNIQNDDYYPTFEDKLTHLFFCACKFHCFQDGNKRIAITLSAQMLLLNGYLYCASSFIREMENISYHVAAGNIGKELLRELIAAHLAEESDSEELKLKIWHAISGSLHN
- the extH gene encoding selenite/tellurite reduction operon rhodanese-like protein ExtH — encoded protein: MKMFFTPLKQSKLVLLLAMILATGLLIVGCSGSDSYTNHTKQALTLTPTPLIEPATLKSWMDQGLVNAAAHSENVVILQVSPDTAYDDSPSIPGAYLWDQGLLNANRLEGLAFNGTMTATGETMDAILQPAGVNGNSTIVLTFVGTGAADLYRVSRAYFHLRYWGFPKERIKLLNGGNAAWEASIADNSWDIATYGMDVYVKPEPRTSSFSVRDNGALQDGLRYSIGEMLQAVDANLASMDATTTRTINIIQQAAPGAHIILHATGIPHAEFSKEEDGLRRFKTAEELVTLLETNDINSNLVTITHCVSATSCAPSFFALDAILGWPAAIYDGSASQWNAYRGIKTGVGEGGVIPNTAWDTNPRSVDTAGTTATDIIDPKLNTLYLTIDDPRANQIENEDWEYMLTPRQTTTPPSSVGGGAPSGC
- the extI gene encoding selenite/tellurite reduction operon porin ExtI; the protein is MKIAKSASLMAGLSMLATPALAGPIWSFGPEDQGLMKLDYKAQFQMNLRDTGSGSDGTGNTSEFNFRRNRLALMGAYGSNFSLYVQTEFNEDNNITPMNVSDGNNSDFRILDAVMRFRQSPSLNVWVGKFKYNLTRENLESCEEPLTLDRSAMLRAPLASSGTRDKGVAVWGNLADNMFQYRFDVMNGRNDAESAPNSNFRYSARAHVSLLDPEAGYGYKGTYLGERRVLTIGAAYQMEDEVAYADVAGSSDPVDYRAWTVDLFFEYPVEDVGTFTVSAAYVDYDLDDAYQGANPDPATIGLNGEKNGGYIKAGYMLPNLPLQFFARSENWSFASLNGVIGQEVDWNSVGVNYYLRGQDLKLTLEYSKVDFDQEGTFGGVTTENFSTLTAQLQLMF
- the extJ gene encoding selenite/tellurite reduction operon protein ExtJ, with the protein product MMAKRISIVFLVSIIALYAAGMAVSAELQGKVVDVKGKTVTIEINKGKASDLSKGDTVEIKSEEKKATPPRRGQDMLMGC